A stretch of the Capsicum annuum cultivar UCD-10X-F1 chromosome 10, UCD10Xv1.1, whole genome shotgun sequence genome encodes the following:
- the LOC107844763 gene encoding la-related protein 6C → MAQMHPEKVVSSVQERTPELVDRNNNNMNGVAGSFKFNIQAPAFVPRKSHAATIPISGGYFYPCSFQYVNTEATNNNSKIYGGDQDPTFFLQEPSFISSLPQKDILPADLRLKVIKQVEYQLSDMSLLANESLLKQMNKDPEAFVPIASVSATKKIKSLITNNQLTLSHSLLSSTKLIVSDDGKRVKRKIPFTDKDKEELMLRTVVAENLPNDHSHHNIEKIFNVAGSVKTIRVCHPQDHNTRTRGDLGISSKLHALIEFEHPEAAEKAEKLNDERNWRRGLRVRLLLRRSPMSVLKSRKSAFDGCLDDEDRLISELADDSYPATNRSEAVDTNVEKTLAETTKKTWGKGRGKSTRQRNQIYSGCGLLATSLQSSTYEAPVKQATKGPRMPDGTRGFNMGRGKPLGSINVQTGVHVV, encoded by the exons atggcaCAAATGCATCCTGAGAAAGTTGTTTCTAGTGTCCAAGAACGTACTCCAGAACTTGTtgataggaataataataatatgaatggTGTTGCAGGCTCTTTCAAATTCAATATTCAAGCCCCAGCATTTGTGCCAAGAAAATCACATGCCGCCACAATTCCTATTTCAGGAGGATATTTTTATCCCTGCAGCTTCCAATATGTCAATACTGAGGCAACTAATAACAATAGCAAAATATATGGAGGTGATCAAGATCCTACCTtctttcttcaagaaccttcttTTATTTCCTCTCTCCCTCAAAAGGATATCCTTCCTGCAGACCTTAGGCTAAAAGTCATCAAACAG GTTGAATACCAACTTAGTGACATGAGCTTGCTTGCGAATGAGAGCTTATTGAAACAGATGAACAAAGACCCCGAAGCCTTCG TTCCCATTGCTTCTGTTTCAGCTACAAAGAAAATCAAGTCCCTCATCACCAATAACCAATTAACGCTTTCTCATTCCCTCTTATCCTCTACAAAGCTG ATTGTAAGCGATGATGGTAAGAGGGTCAAACGAAAAATCCCATTCACTGACAAGGATAAAGAGGAATTGATG TTGCGCACTGTGGTAGCTGAGAATTTACCGAATGATCACTCCCATCACAACATTGAGAAAATATTTAATGTGGCTGGAAG TGTCAAAACCATCCGAGTATGCCATCCCCAAGATCATAACACACGTACCAGAGGAGACTTGGGCATCAGCAGTAAG CTTCATGCACTGATAGAGTTCGAGCATCCAGAAGCCGCTGAGAAA GCAGAGAAGCTAAATGATGAGAGGAACTGGAGAAGGGGCCTTCGCGTGAGGTTGCTGCTCAGACGTTCA CCAATGTCAGTACTAAAGAGTAGAAAGTCAGCATTTGATGGTTGTTTAGATGATGAAGATCGGTTGATTTCTGAATTGGCAGATGACTCATATCCTGCTACTAATCGATCAGAAGCAGTGGATACTAAT GTTGAAAAGACTTTAGCagaaacaacaaagaaaacatgGGGTAAAGGGCGTGGGAAAAGTACACgacaaagaaatcaaatatacaGTGGATGTGGCCTTCTTGCCACATCTCTACAAAGCAGCACATATGAAGCACCTGTGAAACAGGCTACAAAAGGACCTAGAATGCCCGATGGAACAAGAGGTTTCAATATGGGAAGAGGGAAGCCCCTGGGGAGTATTAATGTTCAAACTGGAGTACATGTTGTATAA